A window from Pirellulales bacterium encodes these proteins:
- a CDS encoding DUF488 domain-containing protein, with amino-acid sequence MQLPLFTVGHSNRSLEDFLELLRGPHVDCVVDVRKFPRSRSNPQFNLDALPESLAAVGITYEHAEELGGRRGKGKHLSPDINGFWTHESFHNYADYALTAEFQAAFQRLLNEGRTRRCAIMCSEAVWWRCHRRIIADYLIASGESVFHIMGQGRLEPARLTPGAIVHPDGTIVYPADP; translated from the coding sequence ATGCAGCTTCCCTTGTTTACCGTCGGCCATTCGAATCGCAGTCTCGAAGACTTTCTTGAACTGCTGCGCGGGCCCCATGTTGATTGCGTCGTCGACGTCAGAAAGTTCCCGAGGTCGAGGTCCAATCCGCAATTCAACCTCGATGCACTTCCCGAATCCCTGGCTGCCGTGGGCATCACCTACGAACATGCGGAGGAGCTCGGCGGCCGTCGCGGGAAGGGCAAACACCTGTCACCGGACATCAACGGTTTCTGGACGCACGAGAGTTTCCATAACTATGCCGACTACGCGCTCACGGCAGAGTTCCAAGCAGCATTCCAGCGCCTGCTGAACGAAGGACGCACACGGCGCTGCGCGATCATGTGTTCGGAAGCCGTGTGGTGGCGATGCCATCGGCGCATCATCGCCGATTATCTGATCGCCTCCGGAGAATCCGTTTTCCATATCATGGGTCAGGGCCGACTGGAGCCTGCCCGCCTGACTCCAGGAGCGATCGTTCATCCCGATGGAACGATCGTCTATCCTGCTGATCCGTGA
- a CDS encoding DUF2945 domain-containing protein: MTKRFKIGDHVHWNSEAGRVSGTIIAVHTSDFNYKGYVHHASEDDPQYEIKSDKTDHIAAHKGNALDYA; encoded by the coding sequence ATGACAAAGAGGTTCAAGATCGGCGACCACGTCCACTGGAATTCCGAGGCAGGCCGCGTGTCGGGGACGATTATCGCCGTTCATACTTCCGACTTTAACTACAAGGGTTACGTCCATCACGCCTCGGAAGACGATCCCCAATACGAGATCAAAAGCGACAAGACCGACCATATCGCGGCCCATAAGGGGAACGCCCTCGACTATGCGTGA
- a CDS encoding bacteriocin family protein: MNNLHRELAPISDKAWAQIEDEASRTLKRHLAARRVVDVPDPQGLELSAVGTGHLHQIQAPGDGVQAARRDAQTLIELCVPFELARQEIDDVERGATDSDWSPVKEAARKIAFAEDRAVFNGYAAGGIQGICAESSNSGAVLPSNAKAYPGAIVEAVSQLRLAGVNGPYALVLGADAYTAASGESDEGYPVFHHIERIVDGGIIWAPAIEGGFVLTTRGGDFSLDIGQDISIGYASHSSTVVELYFLETFTFRVLTTEASVVLTSGGKK; the protein is encoded by the coding sequence GTGAATAATCTCCATCGGGAGCTTGCTCCGATTTCCGACAAAGCCTGGGCTCAGATCGAGGACGAGGCGTCCCGCACGCTCAAGCGTCATCTGGCGGCGCGACGGGTCGTTGACGTTCCAGATCCTCAAGGTCTTGAACTGTCGGCGGTCGGCACTGGGCATCTTCACCAGATTCAAGCCCCCGGCGACGGGGTTCAGGCCGCCCGCCGCGACGCGCAAACGCTGATCGAACTATGCGTTCCGTTCGAACTTGCGCGGCAGGAAATTGACGACGTGGAGCGCGGCGCGACCGATTCCGACTGGTCGCCGGTGAAGGAAGCCGCGCGAAAAATCGCCTTCGCCGAAGATCGCGCTGTCTTCAACGGATATGCCGCGGGTGGCATCCAGGGCATTTGTGCAGAAAGTAGCAACTCTGGCGCTGTGCTTCCGTCGAATGCGAAGGCTTATCCAGGGGCGATTGTGGAGGCGGTCAGCCAACTGCGACTTGCCGGCGTCAACGGACCGTATGCGCTGGTGCTCGGCGCCGATGCGTATACCGCTGCGAGCGGAGAAAGCGACGAAGGCTACCCGGTATTTCACCATATCGAGCGGATCGTGGACGGCGGCATCATCTGGGCCCCCGCCATTGAAGGCGGGTTCGTGCTCACGACTCGGGGCGGCGATTTCTCTTTGGACATTGGTCAGGATATTTCAATTGGCTACGCGAGCCATTCCAGCACGGTGGTCGAACTGTACTTTCTGGAGACGTTCACCTTTCGGGTGCTGACAACCGAGGCTTCGGTCGTGCTCACTTCCGGAGGAAAAAAATAA
- a CDS encoding Dyp-type peroxidase, translated as MPSAVSQPVVDQLTRAAIFLVATINPRKESDAAVRALCGDLAALLRAVGFRDLEGRLSCVMAFGSDAWDRLFGAPRPKDLHPFREVHGMHQAVSTPGDILFHIRSIRMDLCFELATQIMSRLDGAVSIVDEVHGFNYFDDRDLVGFVDGTENPTGQAAVNATIIGEEDAAFAGGSYVVVQKYLHDLKGWNALPIKEQERIIGRYKLSDIEMDDSVKPTCAHNALTTIIENGEQLEIVRDNMPFGDVGKGEFGTYFIGYARSPHRIEQMLQNMFVGRPPGNYDRLLDFSRAITGTLFFVPSATFLDKVTPEIISLATSTDVAVKPKAADRPPARSASTDGSLGIGSLKKEGKTSE; from the coding sequence TTGCCATCTGCCGTTTCACAACCAGTCGTAGACCAACTCACGCGGGCCGCAATCTTTCTCGTCGCCACGATCAACCCTCGTAAGGAAAGCGATGCCGCGGTACGCGCCTTGTGCGGCGACCTGGCCGCGCTGCTGCGTGCCGTCGGTTTCCGCGACCTCGAAGGGCGGCTTTCATGCGTCATGGCGTTTGGCTCCGACGCATGGGATCGGCTCTTCGGCGCACCGCGACCAAAAGACTTGCATCCTTTCCGCGAAGTCCACGGCATGCATCAAGCGGTTTCAACGCCGGGCGACATTCTCTTTCATATCCGTTCCATCCGAATGGATCTGTGCTTCGAACTGGCGACACAGATCATGTCACGGCTGGACGGCGCGGTTTCCATAGTCGACGAAGTGCATGGCTTCAACTACTTCGATGACCGCGATCTCGTCGGCTTCGTCGATGGAACGGAGAATCCAACGGGCCAAGCGGCGGTAAACGCCACGATCATCGGCGAAGAAGATGCCGCCTTCGCGGGCGGTAGTTATGTGGTCGTACAAAAGTATCTGCACGACTTGAAGGGGTGGAACGCACTGCCCATCAAAGAACAAGAGAGAATCATCGGGCGATACAAATTGTCGGATATCGAAATGGACGACAGCGTCAAGCCGACCTGTGCCCATAACGCCTTGACGACGATCATTGAGAACGGCGAACAGCTTGAAATCGTCCGCGACAACATGCCGTTCGGTGATGTGGGCAAGGGCGAGTTCGGCACCTATTTCATCGGCTACGCTCGGTCCCCCCACCGGATCGAGCAGATGCTCCAGAATATGTTCGTCGGTCGACCTCCGGGAAACTATGATCGGCTGCTCGACTTCAGCCGTGCAATTACCGGCACGTTGTTTTTCGTGCCTTCGGCAACCTTCCTCGACAAGGTAACGCCGGAGATAATTTCTCTAGCGACTAGTACTGACGTCGCTGTGAAGCCGAAGGCGGCGGACAGGCCACCAGCGCGCTCGGCCTCAACAGACGGGTCGCTCGGCATCGGTTCTCTGAAGAAAGAAGGCAAAACAAGTGAATAA
- a CDS encoding HlyD family efflux transporter periplasmic adaptor subunit, which translates to MWPLTCLALSVTLLAGCQAKQELRFGGYVEAEKIEVGSRVGGRIEEVFVEEGDEVQAGDVLVRFETVGMRAQLDEARSRVGRLQAELEKAVAGPRPQEIAQAREQYAAAGARLKRATNDHKRALERGERFTTKAELDELETLVQVAQNDERALGEQVAMLEEGTRAEDIIIARRALEEAQAHVVMLEDQLDEGVVKAPVDATVESSDLQPGDLVAGGAPLATLVRSDELWVRCFVPTTKITFVHPGQEVTVEVDSRPNELFKGRVLRVNRVAEYTPRNVQTFDQREDQVFGVKVRVEDPAGVLRPGMAATVLVPEDGGVTAAPAKPAPETPPSAQPAAESSAPASAVPSSEAAAPATVEEPTPAPSAIPAATP; encoded by the coding sequence TTGTGGCCCCTAACGTGCCTGGCGCTCTCGGTCACTTTGCTCGCCGGCTGCCAGGCGAAGCAGGAGCTGCGCTTTGGCGGGTATGTCGAGGCCGAGAAGATCGAAGTCGGCTCGCGCGTTGGTGGACGCATTGAAGAGGTGTTCGTCGAAGAGGGGGACGAGGTGCAGGCGGGGGACGTGCTCGTGCGGTTCGAGACGGTCGGCATGCGGGCGCAGCTCGACGAGGCCCGTTCGCGCGTCGGCCGCTTGCAGGCTGAATTGGAAAAAGCGGTGGCTGGCCCGCGCCCGCAAGAGATCGCCCAGGCGCGCGAGCAATACGCCGCGGCGGGGGCGCGGCTGAAACGCGCCACGAACGATCACAAGCGGGCACTCGAACGGGGCGAACGCTTCACCACGAAGGCAGAGCTCGACGAACTCGAAACCCTCGTGCAGGTGGCGCAGAACGACGAACGGGCCTTGGGCGAACAGGTGGCCATGCTCGAGGAAGGGACCCGCGCTGAGGACATCATCATCGCGCGGCGCGCGCTCGAAGAGGCGCAAGCCCACGTCGTGATGCTCGAGGATCAACTCGACGAAGGGGTCGTCAAGGCGCCCGTCGATGCGACCGTCGAATCGTCCGACCTACAGCCGGGGGACCTCGTCGCGGGAGGCGCGCCGCTGGCCACGCTCGTGCGCAGCGATGAACTGTGGGTGCGCTGCTTCGTGCCGACGACGAAGATCACCTTCGTACACCCTGGCCAGGAAGTGACGGTCGAGGTCGATTCGCGGCCCAACGAGCTGTTCAAAGGGCGCGTGCTGCGGGTGAATCGCGTGGCGGAATATACGCCCCGCAACGTGCAGACCTTCGACCAGCGAGAGGACCAGGTCTTCGGCGTCAAGGTGCGGGTCGAGGATCCCGCGGGCGTGTTGCGCCCCGGCATGGCGGCTACGGTGCTCGTGCCGGAGGACGGGGGTGTTACGGCAGCGCCGGCGAAACCTGCTCCGGAAACGCCGCCATCTGCCCAGCCGGCCGCGGAGAGCTCTGCCCCGGCAAGCGCGGTACCCTCGAGCGAGGCTGCTGCCCCTGCGACAGTGGAAGAACCGACGCCTGCGCCATCCGCAATTCCGGCCGCGACGCCATGA
- a CDS encoding ABC transporter ATP-binding protein — translation MTAPQRERESPILWCRDLTKTFGTFTAVDRVSFEVPRGSIFGLLGPNGSGKSTIIRMLCGLLTPTSGEAGLDGVNVVAEPDAVKRRIGYMSQKFSLYRDLTVTENILFYGQIYGLRGKQLAARRDEVVEMVGIGDYLDRLAGNLSGGWQQRLALACALLHKPPMVFLDEPTAGIDPVARRQLWDLLFEFSGQGTMFLVTTHYMDEAERCSNVGYLYLSKLITCDSPAVLKQSEVVHEPGTHWVEIECDQSTRAYVLLRYMPGVRRATIFGQSLHLQIEAAARLESLVAALEAEGVRVFRTGEVQPSLEDVFVALTERHTKAAQERVASR, via the coding sequence ATGACGGCACCGCAGAGAGAACGCGAATCGCCGATTCTGTGGTGCCGCGATCTGACGAAGACGTTCGGCACGTTCACGGCTGTGGACCGCGTTTCGTTCGAGGTGCCGCGGGGCTCCATCTTCGGCCTGCTGGGCCCCAATGGATCGGGCAAGAGCACAATCATCCGCATGCTGTGCGGTCTGCTGACGCCCACTTCGGGCGAGGCTGGACTGGACGGCGTCAACGTGGTCGCCGAACCCGATGCGGTGAAGCGGCGCATCGGCTACATGTCGCAGAAATTCAGCCTCTATCGCGATTTGACGGTCACCGAGAACATTCTGTTCTACGGGCAGATCTACGGTCTGCGGGGCAAGCAGCTTGCCGCCCGGCGCGACGAGGTGGTCGAGATGGTGGGCATCGGCGACTACCTCGATCGATTGGCGGGCAACCTGAGCGGCGGCTGGCAGCAACGGCTGGCCCTAGCGTGCGCGCTGCTGCACAAGCCGCCGATGGTCTTTCTCGACGAGCCGACGGCGGGCATCGATCCCGTCGCGCGGCGCCAACTGTGGGACCTGCTCTTCGAGTTCTCGGGACAGGGCACGATGTTCCTGGTCACCACACACTACATGGACGAGGCCGAGCGTTGCAGCAACGTGGGCTACCTCTATCTGTCGAAGCTCATCACCTGCGATAGCCCCGCCGTCCTCAAGCAATCGGAGGTGGTACACGAGCCGGGGACGCACTGGGTCGAGATCGAATGCGATCAGAGCACGCGCGCCTACGTGCTATTGCGATACATGCCGGGGGTGCGCCGGGCGACGATCTTTGGCCAGTCGCTCCATCTGCAGATCGAAGCGGCAGCGCGGCTCGAGTCGCTCGTGGCAGCGCTCGAAGCGGAAGGCGTGCGGGTGTTTCGCACGGGGGAAGTGCAGCCATCGCTGGAAGATGTCTTCGTGGCGCTCACCGAACGACACACCAAGGCCGCCCAGGAGCGCGTCGCAAGCCGGTAG
- a CDS encoding bifunctional folylpolyglutamate synthase/dihydrofolate synthase, whose amino-acid sequence MSNIVLPAARDAAQEFLLARVNYENFTTVPYREREFWLDRMRALLDRLGNPDRGLPIIHVAGTKGKGSTSAMIAAMLSAAGRRVGVFSSPHLARIEERMALAEGPCSAEQFVELVEQVRPAVEAMDVDESDPARRLTYFEITTAMALVFFARQEVDWAVLEVGLGGRLDSTNVVEPRVAVITSISYDHMRQLGPTLSSIAREKAGIIKPGVPVVSGVLGEEPQPVIAEVCGERGCELWQLGRDFSCEYHPARRLDATAAHSTLDWSLHAGNRHRVLHELVLGMPGRHQAANAAVALATLALLETEQHRLAEFALRQGLEAAICPARVEILSRRPTIVLDAAHNGASVAALLQTLDESFSAQRRKLVFATSRDKDVAAMLALLLPAFDEVVFTRYTTNPRSLPPEELLGMAAEVSQTPCRTLPDIATAWDEVRRTAQPGDLVCLTGSFFAAAEWRDIVLAHPLAQHAARETA is encoded by the coding sequence ATGTCGAACATCGTTCTCCCCGCCGCGCGCGACGCCGCCCAGGAGTTCCTGCTCGCGCGGGTCAATTACGAAAACTTCACCACGGTGCCCTACCGCGAACGCGAGTTCTGGCTCGATCGGATGCGCGCGCTGCTCGACCGACTGGGCAATCCAGACCGCGGCTTGCCGATCATTCACGTGGCTGGCACGAAGGGCAAGGGTTCGACGTCGGCCATGATCGCCGCCATGCTCTCGGCCGCCGGACGTCGCGTGGGCGTCTTCTCGTCGCCCCACCTGGCGCGTATCGAAGAACGCATGGCACTGGCCGAGGGTCCCTGTTCGGCCGAGCAGTTCGTCGAGTTGGTCGAACAGGTGCGCCCCGCCGTCGAGGCCATGGACGTCGACGAAAGCGACCCCGCCCGGCGACTGACCTACTTCGAGATCACCACGGCGATGGCGCTCGTCTTCTTTGCCCGCCAGGAGGTCGATTGGGCCGTGCTGGAGGTGGGGCTCGGCGGCCGGCTCGATTCGACCAACGTCGTCGAGCCGCGCGTCGCCGTGATCACCAGCATCAGCTACGACCACATGCGCCAGTTGGGGCCGACTCTCAGCTCGATCGCTCGCGAAAAGGCCGGCATCATCAAGCCGGGCGTGCCCGTGGTAAGCGGCGTGCTGGGCGAAGAACCACAGCCGGTCATTGCCGAAGTCTGCGGCGAGCGCGGCTGCGAACTTTGGCAACTGGGGCGCGATTTTTCCTGCGAATACCACCCGGCACGTCGCCTCGATGCGACCGCCGCGCACAGCACGCTCGATTGGTCGCTGCACGCGGGAAACCGTCACCGTGTGCTGCACGAGCTTGTCCTCGGCATGCCTGGCCGGCATCAGGCGGCCAATGCGGCCGTGGCGCTGGCCACGCTGGCCCTTTTGGAGACGGAGCAGCATCGCCTCGCCGAGTTTGCGCTGCGGCAAGGGCTCGAAGCGGCCATCTGTCCGGCGCGGGTCGAGATTCTATCGCGACGGCCGACGATCGTGCTCGACGCGGCCCACAATGGGGCTTCGGTCGCCGCGCTGCTGCAGACGCTCGACGAGAGCTTCTCCGCACAGCGGCGCAAGCTGGTGTTCGCCACGTCGCGCGATAAGGACGTCGCCGCGATGCTGGCCCTGCTGCTCCCCGCCTTCGACGAAGTGGTCTTCACTCGCTATACGACGAATCCGCGCAGCCTGCCCCCCGAGGAATTGCTGGGCATGGCGGCCGAGGTTTCGCAAACGCCGTGTCGCACGCTGCCCGACATCGCCACCGCGTGGGACGAAGTGCGCCGCACGGCACAGCCCGGCGACCTCGTTTGCCTGACGGGCTCCTTCTTTGCCGCGGCCGAGTGGCGCGACATCGTCCTGGCGCATCCGCTGGCCCAGCACGCCGCGCGCGAAACCGCTTGA
- a CDS encoding DUF1559 domain-containing protein — protein sequence MLLALSGARSGRRSPRYVCSASVLSRSASSHEATPRRPGFTLVELLVVIAIIGILIALLLPAVQAARGAARRAQCINKLKQIGLSVHNYQESQGSFPPTTCIARSASGGAALGDGWSVQPRLLPYMEGSTLFDQIDFSKPYGSATMPDGTFIRTLRLDAFICPDEANDVQRINTTTNAPEHYPLNYVVNSGVWFVWDPHSNRGGDGAFAPNSKYRPSDFLDGMSNTMCASEAKAYTPYYRNAGKANPDPTLPTSPADIQTLGGDAKMGSELMSNTGHTEGVDGRVHQCGFTTVFTPNYQVWVTQEDAGYDVDWSNQQEGKDLTKKTFAAVTARSYHSGIVNVVMMDGSVHSVNDSVELSVWRALSTRAGKEVVNMEKVVK from the coding sequence ATGCTGCTCGCCCTCTCTGGCGCTCGATCTGGGCGTCGCTCCCCTCGTTACGTTTGCTCGGCTTCTGTTTTGTCCCGTTCGGCATCCTCGCATGAAGCCACGCCACGTCGCCCGGGTTTCACGCTGGTCGAACTCCTCGTCGTGATCGCGATCATCGGTATCCTGATCGCCTTGCTCCTGCCGGCTGTTCAAGCAGCGCGTGGAGCGGCCCGTCGAGCTCAATGCATCAACAAGCTCAAGCAGATCGGCTTGTCGGTACACAACTATCAAGAATCGCAGGGCTCATTTCCCCCCACGACGTGCATCGCGCGTTCGGCGAGCGGCGGTGCGGCGCTCGGCGACGGCTGGTCCGTTCAGCCCCGGCTGCTGCCCTACATGGAAGGCAGCACGCTGTTCGATCAGATCGACTTTTCCAAGCCGTATGGCTCGGCCACGATGCCCGACGGCACCTTCATCCGCACGCTACGGCTCGACGCTTTCATTTGTCCCGACGAAGCGAACGACGTGCAACGTATCAACACGACCACGAATGCCCCGGAACATTACCCGCTGAATTACGTGGTAAATTCTGGTGTCTGGTTCGTGTGGGATCCCCACTCGAATCGCGGTGGTGACGGGGCCTTTGCACCGAACAGCAAATATCGCCCTTCGGACTTCCTCGATGGCATGTCGAACACGATGTGTGCCAGCGAGGCCAAGGCCTACACGCCGTACTACCGCAACGCCGGCAAGGCCAACCCCGATCCCACCCTGCCGACGAGCCCTGCCGACATCCAGACCTTGGGCGGAGACGCCAAGATGGGATCCGAGTTGATGAGCAACACAGGGCACACCGAAGGGGTCGACGGCCGCGTACACCAATGCGGTTTCACGACCGTCTTTACCCCCAACTACCAGGTTTGGGTCACCCAGGAGGACGCTGGCTACGACGTCGACTGGTCCAACCAGCAAGAAGGCAAGGATCTGACGAAGAAAACCTTCGCCGCGGTGACGGCCCGCAGCTATCACTCCGGTATCGTCAACGTTGTCATGATGGATGGCTCGGTCCACTCGGTCAACGATTCGGTCGAGTTGAGCGTCTGGCGAGCACTGTCGACTCGGGCAGGCAAGGAAGTCGTCAACATGGAAAAGGTGGTGAAGTGA
- a CDS encoding 2OG-Fe(II) oxygenase produces MAKAKSTQPATVLQRKIGKLVWTAIAAQLDEQGYAVVGPLLSVRQCVELRRAFAQDAPFRKHVVMEQHGYGRGAYKYFAYPLPELVAELRAAFYPPLAELANRWNRTLGLESAYPDAHDEYLARCHAAGQQRPTPLVLRYEAGDFNCLHQDVYGDEVFPLQVAILLSEPERDFAGGEFVLTEQRPRMQSRVEVVPLRAGQGVIFPVRERPVQGTRGHYRVNMRHGVSRLRAGERYTLGIIFHDAR; encoded by the coding sequence ATGGCCAAAGCGAAGTCTACCCAACCCGCCACGGTGTTGCAGCGCAAGATCGGCAAGCTCGTTTGGACGGCCATCGCCGCGCAACTCGACGAGCAAGGCTACGCCGTCGTAGGCCCCCTCTTGTCGGTCCGACAATGTGTCGAGTTGCGACGAGCATTTGCGCAGGACGCCCCCTTTCGCAAGCATGTGGTCATGGAGCAACACGGCTACGGACGTGGCGCGTACAAGTACTTTGCCTATCCCTTGCCCGAGTTGGTCGCCGAACTGCGCGCGGCGTTCTATCCGCCGCTGGCCGAGTTGGCCAATCGTTGGAACAGGACGCTGGGCCTCGAGTCGGCTTATCCCGACGCACACGACGAGTACCTGGCCCGTTGCCATGCCGCTGGCCAGCAGCGTCCCACACCGCTCGTCTTGCGTTACGAAGCGGGAGATTTCAACTGCCTGCATCAGGATGTCTACGGCGACGAGGTCTTTCCGCTGCAGGTGGCGATTCTGCTCTCCGAGCCCGAACGGGATTTCGCCGGTGGCGAGTTCGTGCTCACCGAGCAACGGCCGCGCATGCAGTCGCGCGTCGAAGTGGTGCCGTTGCGAGCAGGGCAGGGGGTGATCTTTCCCGTCCGCGAGCGCCCCGTGCAAGGCACGCGCGGCCACTACCGCGTGAACATGCGCCACGGCGTCAGCCGCCTGCGCGCGGGGGAGCGCTACACGCTGGGCATCATTTTTCACGACGCCAGGTGA
- a CDS encoding endo-1,4-beta-xylanase: MQVRCRWWCVVVMMGMLASRAVEARERWTVEEARAWQQRTGWLVGCNYIPRSAINQLEMWQAESFDPRTIEQELGWAQELGFNSVRVFLHDQLWQQDAEGFCQRLDQFLEIAARHKIGVMFVLFDGVWDPHPKLGTQPAPRPHLHNSGWVQSPGAEILADEKRLEALEPYVVGVIGRYRDDPRVQVWDLFNEADNPNTNSYGKVELANKEQAALGLLRKAFEWARGANPAAPLTTGLWWHDWSSDERMSEIDRCMTSESDVISFHTYDSLPQVKERVASLQRFDRPLLCTEFMARGNNSYFDPILAYFKEQGIGAYCWGFVAGKSQTIYPWDSWNRQYTAEPELWFHDIFRGDGSAYRPDEVQYIRRLTGVRGQ; encoded by the coding sequence GTGCAGGTACGTTGTCGTTGGTGGTGCGTCGTCGTGATGATGGGAATGCTGGCATCTCGGGCGGTCGAAGCGCGCGAACGCTGGACGGTCGAGGAGGCGCGCGCGTGGCAGCAGCGGACCGGCTGGCTGGTCGGCTGCAACTACATTCCACGCTCGGCCATCAATCAGCTCGAGATGTGGCAAGCTGAATCCTTCGATCCCAGGACGATCGAGCAGGAGCTGGGCTGGGCGCAGGAGTTGGGTTTCAACTCCGTGCGAGTCTTTCTGCACGATCAACTCTGGCAGCAGGACGCCGAGGGGTTCTGCCAGCGTCTCGATCAGTTCCTCGAGATCGCCGCGCGGCACAAGATCGGCGTGATGTTCGTACTGTTCGACGGCGTGTGGGATCCGCACCCGAAACTCGGTACCCAGCCAGCCCCGCGCCCTCATCTGCACAACTCGGGCTGGGTCCAGAGTCCCGGCGCCGAGATCCTTGCCGACGAGAAACGTCTCGAGGCGCTCGAGCCGTATGTCGTGGGGGTGATCGGCCGCTATCGCGACGATCCACGCGTGCAGGTGTGGGATCTCTTCAACGAGGCCGATAATCCCAACACGAACAGCTACGGCAAGGTCGAGCTGGCCAACAAGGAGCAGGCGGCCCTGGGGCTTCTGCGCAAGGCGTTCGAGTGGGCGCGCGGTGCCAATCCCGCGGCCCCTCTCACCACGGGCCTGTGGTGGCACGACTGGTCGAGTGACGAACGGATGAGCGAGATCGATCGCTGCATGACGAGCGAATCGGACGTGATTTCGTTCCACACCTACGACTCGCTGCCACAGGTCAAGGAACGTGTCGCCAGTCTGCAGCGGTTCGACCGTCCGCTGCTATGCACCGAGTTCATGGCCCGCGGCAACAACAGCTACTTCGATCCGATCCTGGCCTATTTCAAAGAGCAGGGCATCGGCGCTTATTGTTGGGGCTTCGTGGCCGGCAAGTCGCAGACGATCTATCCCTGGGATTCCTGGAACCGCCAGTACACGGCCGAGCCCGAGCTCTGGTTCCACGATATTTTCCGAGGCGACGGATCGGCCTATCGCCCGGACGAGGTGCAGTACATCCGCCGCCTTACCGGCGTGCGGGGCCAGTAA